Proteins encoded in a region of the Paucibacter sediminis genome:
- the cadR gene encoding Cd(II)/Pb(II)-responsive transcriptional regulator: MHGDPKPMKIGALARAALTPVDTIRFYEREGLLAAAPRSEGNYRLYGTADVQRLAFIRQCRNLDMSLDEVRTLLRVKDAPEQDCQAVNELLDAHVRHVAERLRELRELERELKSLRARCADVQRSSQACGILQQLDESAQRPSGRRYRGAHA, from the coding sequence ATGCACGGCGATCCCAAACCGATGAAGATCGGCGCGCTGGCGCGCGCCGCGCTGACGCCCGTCGACACGATACGCTTCTACGAGCGCGAAGGTCTGCTGGCGGCCGCACCTCGCAGCGAGGGCAACTACCGCCTCTATGGCACGGCCGATGTGCAGCGCCTGGCCTTCATCCGCCAGTGCCGCAATCTCGACATGTCGCTCGACGAGGTGCGCACCCTGCTGCGCGTCAAGGATGCGCCCGAGCAGGACTGCCAGGCGGTGAACGAGTTGCTGGACGCGCATGTGCGGCATGTGGCCGAGCGCCTGCGCGAGCTGCGCGAACTCGAGCGCGAACTGAAGTCCTTGCGCGCGCGCTGCGCCGATGTGCAACGCAGCAGCCAGGCCTGCGGCATCCTGCAGCAGCTCGATGAAAGTGCGCAGCGGCCCTCCGGGCGGCGCTACCGCGGCGCCCACGCCTAG